In a genomic window of Thermodesulfobacteriota bacterium:
- a CDS encoding DUF6515 family protein, with protein MKTNKTRTISKFLTVTAAVLLTFTLTLPLDSHARGGFGGGGRGGGFGGGGGFGGGGGSVRYSGGGGGFGGGDYRGFQGGGSQSFGGDRGDSFSGQGGRNFDNSNVNSNINNDNVNRNIDNNNVNRNIDNNDVNRNVDNNNVNRNVDSFNNNTVNVYNDNHYDNYWHGYWNTWGGYYSGWAFAGGLAVGAAVASLPSSYTTVYVSGDPFYYTNGVYYQPRGTQYIVVPPPPGAVVTTLPPSCSTVYVQATEYYNCGGAFYSNTSQGYQVVNAPVGATVQALPDGAQSKTINGTTYYIFGGAYYQPFYSGNSVIYQIVPDPTKG; from the coding sequence ATGAAAACGAATAAAACGAGAACGATATCGAAATTCTTGACCGTCACAGCGGCGGTGCTGCTTACGTTCACGCTGACGCTGCCTCTCGACTCCCATGCCAGGGGCGGCTTCGGAGGGGGCGGGCGCGGCGGCGGTTTCGGGGGTGGTGGAGGTTTCGGCGGCGGAGGGGGTAGCGTAAGGTACAGCGGCGGTGGCGGAGGCTTCGGCGGCGGGGACTACAGGGGCTTTCAGGGCGGCGGCTCGCAGTCTTTCGGGGGCGACAGGGGCGACAGCTTCAGCGGCCAGGGCGGCCGCAATTTCGATAACAGCAACGTAAACAGCAATATAAACAACGACAACGTGAACCGGAACATCGACAACAATAACGTAAACCGCAATATAGATAACAACGACGTCAACAGGAACGTGGACAACAATAACGTCAACCGGAACGTCGACAGCTTCAATAACAACACCGTAAACGTTTACAACGACAATCACTACGACAACTACTGGCACGGCTACTGGAATACCTGGGGCGGGTACTATTCCGGCTGGGCGTTCGCGGGAGGGCTCGCTGTCGGCGCGGCCGTGGCTTCCCTGCCGTCGTCCTACACGACGGTCTACGTATCCGGCGACCCGTTCTACTACACGAACGGCGTCTACTACCAGCCCCGGGGGACGCAGTACATCGTCGTTCCGCCGCCTCCGGGGGCGGTGGTGACTACGCTCCCGCCGTCGTGCTCCACGGTCTACGTCCAGGCGACCGAGTACTATAACTGCGGCGGCGCGTTTTATTCGAACACGTCACAGGGCTACCAGGTAGTGAACGCTCCCGTCGGGGCCACGGTGCAGGCGCTTCCCGACGGCGCGCAGTCGAAGACCATAAACGGCACGACGTACTACATTTTCGGAGGGGCGTATTACCAGCCGTTCTACAGCGGCAACAGCGTTATTTACCAGATAGTCCCCGACCCGACCAAGGGCTGA
- a CDS encoding DUF2092 domain-containing protein, whose amino-acid sequence MELGSNFSPWCFAVLVFVLFIISGTVVPVSSSAAAETPASPKAAEIKPVIDPEADKLLRAMSAVLARAKAFTVSADVDFDRLMPSGLLIKYGGAVDLTVERPGKAYASFDGDLQSRKIWYTGSEITVLDADNGFYGALPTPGTIDETMDFLISDYGMTIPLADILSADPYKAFISNAVAGVVAGESTIDNKSCTHLAFVQKYIDWQIWISDGADRLPCKLVINYKTVPGSPQYSAEFSHWSIDPSIDPSVFKPEIPPGAMKIDFLKMQEKNKQEGL is encoded by the coding sequence ATGGAGTTAGGCTCGAATTTCTCACCCTGGTGCTTTGCCGTGCTGGTATTCGTCCTGTTTATCATTTCAGGGACGGTTGTTCCGGTGTCGTCCTCCGCAGCGGCGGAAACCCCGGCTTCACCGAAAGCCGCCGAAATAAAACCCGTAATCGATCCCGAGGCCGACAAATTGCTAAGGGCGATGAGCGCCGTTCTCGCCAGGGCGAAGGCCTTCACCGTATCAGCCGACGTCGATTTCGACAGGCTCATGCCTTCCGGCCTTCTCATAAAATACGGTGGAGCGGTCGACTTGACCGTCGAGAGACCAGGCAAGGCCTACGCCTCGTTCGACGGCGATCTCCAGAGCCGGAAGATCTGGTACACGGGCAGCGAAATAACCGTCCTCGACGCCGACAACGGCTTTTACGGCGCGCTTCCGACACCCGGCACGATAGACGAGACGATGGATTTTCTCATAAGCGATTACGGCATGACCATACCCCTCGCCGACATCCTCTCGGCGGATCCCTATAAAGCCTTCATATCCAACGCCGTCGCAGGGGTCGTAGCAGGCGAAAGCACCATCGACAACAAGTCGTGCACGCACCTGGCGTTCGTCCAGAAATATATAGACTGGCAGATATGGATATCAGACGGGGCCGACAGGCTCCCGTGCAAGCTCGTCATAAATTACAAGACGGTTCCCGGCAGTCCCCAGTACTCGGCCGAATTCTCTCACTGGAGCATCGACCCGTCCATTGATCCGTCCGTGTTTAAGCCCGAGATACCGCCCGGAGCGATGAAAATCGATTTCCTTAAAATGCAGGAAAAGAACAAGCAGGAAGGGCTTTAA
- a CDS encoding universal stress protein, translated as MKIAKIMFPTDFSEAMTAAKDHALYLAEALGARVSILHAIEPLDSDGIDDEIRDFYEALEAKMAEKMTDEREAFEGRGIEVETDIIIGERWKVINNVASERGIDLIVIGSHGITTSTGEISVGTTSHKVMFTSPCPVLVVRRDVTHDAHEE; from the coding sequence ATGAAGATAGCGAAGATAATGTTCCCGACCGATTTCTCGGAGGCGATGACCGCGGCGAAAGACCACGCCCTCTACCTGGCCGAAGCCCTCGGGGCCAGGGTGTCCATACTCCACGCCATAGAGCCGCTCGACTCTGACGGCATCGACGACGAGATAAGGGATTTTTACGAGGCCCTCGAAGCGAAGATGGCAGAGAAGATGACGGACGAAAGGGAGGCTTTCGAGGGCAGGGGGATCGAGGTCGAAACGGACATCATTATAGGCGAGAGGTGGAAGGTCATAAATAACGTCGCATCCGAAAGGGGGATAGACCTCATCGTAATCGGCTCTCACGGGATCACGACCTCCACGGGCGAAATTTCCGTCGGCACGACGAGCCACAAGGTGATGTTCACGTCCCCGTGCCCGGTGCTCGTCGTCAGGCGCGACGTGACGCACGACGCCCACGAAGAATAG
- a CDS encoding CBS domain-containing protein, with amino-acid sequence MLLVKDNMTKDPFTVPPGEDVRVAFSRLTDLVVRQAPVVEGGKLLGIVTDRDLRLAVAGTVDGPGLTVAAVMTPDPVTVSPDMSLKDAARIISRNKFNALPVVGPDGSLLGMLTTTDILNGLVKALDHSPK; translated from the coding sequence ATGCTGCTCGTGAAAGATAACATGACAAAGGACCCGTTCACGGTTCCTCCGGGCGAGGACGTCCGCGTCGCATTCAGCAGGCTCACGGATTTGGTGGTCCGCCAGGCCCCCGTGGTCGAGGGCGGGAAGCTCCTCGGTATCGTAACCGACAGGGACCTCCGCCTCGCCGTCGCCGGGACGGTGGACGGCCCCGGGCTCACGGTGGCGGCCGTAATGACGCCCGACCCCGTAACGGTCTCCCCCGACATGTCCCTGAAAGACGCGGCGCGGATAATAAGCAGGAACAAGTTCAACGCGCTGCCCGTCGTCGGGCCCGACGGCTCGCTTCTGGGGATGCTGACGACGACCGACATACTGAACGGCCTCGTAAAGGCGCTCGACCACTCTCCCAAATGA
- a CDS encoding TetR/AcrR family transcriptional regulator, whose translation MSRNITEPAERIRSAALSLFIRNGISGTTTKEIAREAGVSEGSIYNHFESKGDLALRLFVDCMSMFREELDKKSLEAETPSGKLAAAIEVFFEFARREPEVYAYIMIGHFTELGKIPKTIKKPVDVFSSIIKSGLKSGEFSGLNEKLGAAYVTGMLTRAILFHKTGVLKMPYGAIVRETVKSSLKVLGSPGEIKK comes from the coding sequence ATGAGCAGAAATATTACAGAACCCGCCGAACGGATACGGAGCGCCGCTCTTTCTCTGTTTATCAGGAACGGAATCTCCGGCACGACGACGAAGGAGATCGCCCGGGAGGCCGGGGTTTCCGAAGGCTCCATATACAACCATTTCGAAAGCAAGGGCGACCTCGCCCTGAGGCTCTTCGTCGATTGCATGTCCATGTTCAGGGAAGAGCTCGATAAAAAGTCCCTCGAAGCAGAAACCCCCTCGGGGAAGCTTGCGGCGGCCATCGAGGTTTTTTTCGAGTTCGCCAGAAGGGAGCCCGAGGTCTACGCCTACATCATGATAGGCCACTTTACCGAGCTCGGTAAAATTCCCAAAACGATTAAAAAGCCCGTGGACGTTTTCTCCTCTATTATAAAGAGCGGCCTGAAGTCGGGCGAATTCTCCGGCCTTAACGAAAAGCTGGGGGCCGCCTACGTAACCGGCATGCTGACGCGTGCCATACTCTTCCACAAAACGGGCGTGCTCAAAATGCCCTACGGGGCCATCGTCAGGGAGACGGTAAAGTCTTCGCTGAAAGTCCTCGGCTCGCCCGGCGAGATAAAGAAATAA
- a CDS encoding nitrous oxide reductase accessory protein NosL yields MRYVLFLLLALSFTACGDKPQTGPVEVHYGEDVCERCRMIISDQRFAAQYVTKKGQAKKFDDIGCLAAELKTDGGEDVASGIYVADFAAGGWIDARKAHYLKSPEIASPMGYGIAAFASEEALKSDPAYSPDAEIGGFDNIME; encoded by the coding sequence ATGAGATACGTTCTCTTTCTTTTATTGGCGTTGTCGTTCACGGCGTGCGGGGACAAGCCGCAAACCGGCCCCGTGGAAGTCCACTACGGCGAGGACGTCTGCGAGAGGTGCAGGATGATAATAAGCGACCAGAGGTTCGCCGCGCAGTACGTGACGAAGAAGGGCCAGGCGAAGAAATTCGACGACATAGGCTGCCTCGCGGCCGAGCTCAAGACCGACGGCGGCGAGGATGTCGCGTCGGGGATATACGTTGCCGATTTCGCCGCGGGCGGTTGGATAGACGCCCGGAAGGCGCATTATCTGAAGAGCCCCGAGATCGCCTCGCCCATGGGCTACGGCATCGCGGCGTTCGCGAGCGAGGAGGCCCTCAAGTCCGATCCCGCCTACAGCCCCGATGCCGAAATTGGCGGATTCGATAACATCATGGAATAA
- a CDS encoding ABC transporter permease, with the protein MEARNVLMLAGREARESVKNKWFVLYTISFSALAVLILAISPEKGALTEGAGYGRTAASLINLVLLFVPLVSLITGSGAISGERENGTLQYLLSHPVTKAEVFAGKFVGIFIPICLSISLGFGLAGVGAALRGGGGDASGFITTALLSALLAASLLSVGLLVSVYSRKASRATGIAVFLWLVFIILGDLGVMGTAAAMELGIRQVFVLALLNPAEVFKIASVLALSPRYEILGPVGVYAVRTFGREGMVLLLMSIMALWTIAPFALALASFSIFRREEP; encoded by the coding sequence ATGGAAGCTAGAAACGTCCTCATGCTCGCGGGGAGAGAAGCGCGGGAATCCGTAAAGAACAAGTGGTTCGTCCTCTACACGATATCCTTTTCCGCGCTGGCCGTTCTCATACTCGCGATCTCCCCCGAAAAAGGGGCGCTCACGGAAGGGGCGGGCTACGGCAGGACGGCCGCGAGCCTGATAAACCTCGTCCTCCTGTTCGTGCCGCTCGTATCCCTCATCACGGGCTCGGGGGCGATATCCGGCGAAAGGGAGAACGGCACGCTTCAATACCTCCTCTCGCATCCCGTAACGAAGGCCGAGGTATTCGCGGGTAAGTTCGTCGGGATATTCATCCCCATATGCCTCTCGATTTCCCTCGGCTTCGGTCTCGCCGGGGTCGGCGCGGCACTGCGTGGCGGGGGAGGGGACGCCTCGGGGTTCATAACGACTGCTCTCCTTTCGGCGCTCCTCGCGGCGTCGCTCCTTAGCGTCGGGCTACTGGTGTCGGTATATTCGCGTAAGGCGTCCCGGGCGACCGGCATCGCCGTTTTCCTCTGGCTCGTCTTCATAATCCTGGGCGACCTCGGCGTCATGGGCACGGCCGCCGCCATGGAGCTCGGCATAAGGCAGGTGTTCGTCCTCGCGCTCCTGAACCCGGCCGAGGTGTTCAAAATAGCGTCCGTGCTGGCTCTCAGCCCCCGGTACGAGATACTCGGCCCGGTCGGGGTCTACGCGGTAAGGACGTTCGGGAGAGAGGGGATGGTGCTTTTACTGATGTCGATAATGGCGCTATGGACGATAGCGCCCTTCGCGCTGGCGCTCGCGTCGTTCAGCATATTCAGGAGGGAAGAACCATGA
- a CDS encoding ABC transporter ATP-binding protein, with translation MIEIKNVTKRFGKLTAVDSVSLAAREGEAVALLGMNGAGKSTLLKCVLGLLDFTGDITVNGVSVRGGSKRAKALIGYLPQEPVFYDMRAIDVVRFFGRIRRAGPGECEAALEKAGLSGHARKYASELSGGMRQRLSFAVALLSSPRFLLLDEPTSNLDAGGRTDFLRLIKEYKEKGNTVIFSSHRLGEVDYLADRAVVMRNGRVVFDGEPENLRRISGAGTKVSLRVPESDMTRAEEALARAGIAVRSRNGSGLVIDAEEGGAAVPVTVLAETGVRVLGFGVEEPTMESILEGAGGNGS, from the coding sequence GTGATAGAGATAAAAAATGTAACCAAGCGCTTCGGGAAGCTGACCGCCGTCGATTCCGTGAGCCTCGCGGCCCGCGAGGGCGAGGCCGTCGCGCTCCTCGGGATGAACGGCGCGGGAAAGAGCACCCTTTTGAAATGCGTGCTCGGCCTCCTCGACTTTACCGGCGATATAACCGTAAACGGCGTCAGCGTCCGCGGCGGCTCGAAACGGGCCAAGGCGCTCATCGGCTATCTCCCACAGGAGCCCGTCTTCTACGACATGCGGGCGATAGACGTCGTTCGCTTCTTCGGGCGCATAAGGCGCGCCGGGCCGGGCGAGTGCGAGGCGGCCCTCGAAAAGGCCGGCCTCTCGGGCCACGCCCGAAAATACGCCTCCGAGCTTTCGGGCGGCATGAGGCAGAGGCTCTCGTTCGCGGTGGCGCTCCTGTCGAGCCCCCGGTTCCTTCTCCTCGACGAGCCGACGTCGAACCTCGACGCGGGCGGGAGGACGGACTTTCTCCGCCTCATAAAGGAATACAAGGAGAAGGGGAATACCGTCATATTCTCCTCTCACAGGTTGGGAGAAGTAGATTACCTGGCGGACAGGGCGGTCGTCATGCGGAACGGCAGGGTCGTCTTCGACGGCGAGCCCGAAAACCTGAGGCGCATTTCCGGCGCGGGGACGAAGGTAAGCCTGAGGGTTCCCGAAAGCGACATGACTCGCGCCGAAGAGGCCCTCGCCCGGGCGGGCATAGCGGTCCGCTCCCGGAACGGAAGCGGCCTCGTGATAGACGCCGAAGAGGGCGGCGCGGCCGTCCCCGTCACGGTGCTCGCCGAAACGGGCGTCCGCGTGCTCGGGTTCGGCGTCGAAGAGCCCACGATGGAAAGCATACTCGAAGGAGCGGGCGGCAATGGAAGCTAG
- a CDS encoding nitrous oxide reductase family maturation protein NosD, translating into MTLRPTISSILLFCLLALTAPQAGITEEAGAGKTVRVSPEGPLRTISEAVASASPGDEIIVEGPGVYKEHVVVDKPLTITGEGHPVIDGGGSGTVVTIKGAGTVFEGFTVKGSGTHLSAEDAGILIDSAPDAAVVGNRLEDVLFGIYVKGSNGVVVDGNVVTGKDLPMPRRGDGIRLWYSSGTRILDNRVSRVRDVVIWWSSDTLLKGNVVEGGRYGLHYMSSNHNRFEDNVFRNNSVGGFLMYSVDIQFYRNKFTGNRGTGTGYGVGFKDLDSVVARDNVIADNRVGIFLDNSPYLIEAWNEIDGNVIAYNDIGVSVMPSIRRNAFVANSFTGNDEQVEVRGGGVLSGNVWSRDGRGNFWSDYVGYDEDGDGVGEIPYKAESLFESLVDENPSLRIFAYSPASKALELASKAFPVIKPVPKLTDEHPLVRPGVVLEPAGNGDMPRGLLLASASMALLPLAFLGYAALGGRAGNGGAR; encoded by the coding sequence ATGACTTTACGGCCGACCATATCCTCCATCCTCTTATTCTGCCTGCTGGCGCTTACGGCGCCGCAGGCAGGCATTACTGAAGAAGCCGGCGCGGGAAAAACCGTCAGGGTCTCTCCGGAAGGGCCGCTGAGGACAATCTCCGAAGCCGTGGCCTCGGCCTCGCCCGGCGACGAAATAATCGTCGAGGGGCCCGGGGTCTACAAAGAACACGTCGTCGTGGACAAGCCCCTTACCATCACGGGCGAGGGGCACCCCGTAATCGACGGCGGGGGGTCGGGAACGGTCGTCACGATAAAAGGCGCGGGGACAGTCTTCGAGGGGTTTACAGTAAAGGGCTCGGGAACTCATCTGTCGGCCGAGGACGCGGGTATACTGATCGATTCAGCCCCGGACGCGGCCGTCGTCGGCAACAGGCTCGAAGACGTCCTCTTCGGCATATACGTCAAGGGCTCTAACGGCGTCGTCGTCGACGGCAACGTCGTAACGGGCAAAGACCTTCCCATGCCGAGGAGGGGCGACGGCATAAGGCTCTGGTACAGCTCGGGCACCAGGATACTCGACAACCGCGTCTCCCGCGTAAGGGACGTCGTGATATGGTGGTCGAGCGACACGCTTCTAAAAGGCAATGTCGTCGAGGGAGGGCGCTACGGGCTTCACTACATGTCGAGCAACCACAACCGGTTCGAGGATAACGTATTCAGGAACAACTCCGTCGGCGGGTTCTTGATGTACAGCGTGGACATACAGTTTTACAGGAACAAATTCACGGGCAACCGCGGCACGGGCACAGGGTACGGCGTCGGCTTCAAGGACCTCGACAGCGTCGTCGCGAGGGATAATGTCATCGCGGACAACCGCGTCGGGATATTCCTCGACAACTCTCCATACCTTATAGAAGCCTGGAACGAGATCGACGGCAACGTCATCGCCTACAACGACATCGGCGTCTCGGTCATGCCGTCGATACGGCGAAACGCTTTCGTGGCTAACAGCTTTACGGGGAACGACGAGCAGGTCGAGGTAAGGGGAGGAGGGGTCCTTTCGGGTAACGTGTGGTCGAGGGACGGACGCGGCAATTTCTGGAGCGATTACGTCGGCTACGACGAGGACGGCGACGGCGTGGGCGAGATCCCGTACAAGGCCGAGAGCCTCTTCGAGAGCCTGGTCGACGAGAACCCGTCGCTCCGCATATTCGCCTACAGCCCGGCGTCCAAGGCGCTCGAGCTCGCTTCGAAAGCCTTCCCGGTGATAAAGCCCGTGCCCAAGCTCACGGACGAGCACCCGCTCGTGCGCCCCGGGGTCGTCCTGGAACCGGCCGGAAACGGTGATATGCCGCGCGGGCTCCTCCTGGCCTCGGCGTCGATGGCGCTTCTCCCGCTCGCATTCCTCGGATACGCGGCCCTCGGCGGCCGCGCCGGCAACGGAGGCGCACGGTGA
- a CDS encoding cytochrome C encodes MKENDLILGPRIPPELWQKEKKRFLLPSLVLVGAAVLLFASIFFPYWKITLFAPQYPGGLKASMYVNRLTGDIHEIDGLNHYIGMKPLGEAAVLERTLSVFIVIGIALLLLAAVYVHSPLALFLCVPAILYPAFFLGDLYFWMRNFGMNLDKRAPLSGSIKPFVPPLLGDGKIGQFVTTASWETGLYLSIAASVLMLVGIYLHRRAYKPLILKSGGG; translated from the coding sequence ATGAAAGAAAACGATCTCATACTCGGACCGCGAATCCCACCCGAGCTCTGGCAGAAGGAAAAGAAAAGGTTTCTCCTGCCCTCGCTCGTTCTCGTGGGGGCCGCAGTGCTTCTTTTCGCGTCGATATTCTTTCCATACTGGAAGATAACGCTGTTCGCGCCCCAGTACCCGGGGGGGCTCAAAGCGTCCATGTACGTAAACAGGCTGACGGGAGACATACACGAAATAGACGGGCTCAACCACTACATAGGCATGAAGCCGCTCGGCGAGGCGGCGGTGCTCGAACGCACGCTCAGCGTTTTCATCGTCATAGGCATCGCGCTCCTTCTGCTCGCCGCCGTGTACGTGCACAGCCCGCTGGCGCTGTTCCTGTGCGTCCCGGCGATCTTGTACCCGGCGTTTTTTCTCGGAGACCTCTACTTCTGGATGCGGAACTTCGGCATGAACCTCGACAAGAGGGCCCCGCTATCGGGCTCCATAAAACCGTTCGTGCCGCCGCTCCTCGGGGACGGCAAAATCGGGCAGTTCGTCACCACCGCGTCGTGGGAGACGGGGCTTTACCTGTCCATTGCGGCGTCCGTCCTGATGCTCGTCGGCATCTATCTCCACAGGCGCGCCTACAAGCCGCTCATCCTCAAATCCGGGGGCGGGTGA